The Pyricularia oryzae 70-15 chromosome 5, whole genome shotgun sequence genome includes a region encoding these proteins:
- a CDS encoding phosphoenolpyruvate carboxykinase, with amino-acid sequence MKDPVHRTASPFLNSLVKAPRSSIASSHNLRNVDAYNKATFATMIHNNVNKTSLHPSGVQAHIPHEHTELEEELHEKAHIDYDRVAIIPNPSVPALYEDALVYEPGSAISSTGALTAYSGNKTGRSPLDKRVVKEPTSENDIWWGPVNKPMSPDVWKINRERAIDYLNTRSRIYVVDGYAGWDEKYRIRVRVVCARAYHALFMRNMLIRPPREELEHFQPDYTIYNAGTFPANRYTEGMTSGTSVAINFAEKEMVILGTEYAGEMKKGIFTVLFYEMPIKHNVLTLHSSANEGKNGDVTLFFGLSGTGKTTLSADPNRMLIGDDEHCWSDSGVFNIEGGCYAKCIGLSAEKEPDIFGAIQFGSVLENVVFDPNTRVVDYDDCTLTENTRCAYPIEYISNAKIPCLSNNHPSNIILLTCDARGVLPPISKLNSAQTMFHFISGYTSKMAGTEDGVTEPQATFSSCFAQPFLALHPMRYAKMLADKIEHHNANAWLLNTGWVGAGAAQGGKRCPLKYTRAILDAIHSGELAKQEYETYEVFNLQVPKSCPGVPSELLNPKAAWTAGNDSFDTEVKKLGGLFLENFKKYESEATEDVIKAGPVV; translated from the exons ATGAAGGACCCCGTCCATCGAACAGCTTCTCCTTTCTTGAACTCTCTCGTTAAAGCTCCTCGTTCCAGCATTGCATCCTCCCATAATCTGAGAAACGTCGACGCCTACAACAAAGCAACATTTGCAACCA tgatccacaacaacgtcAACAAGACCTCGCTGCACCCGAGTGGTGTCCA GGCACATATCCCCCATGAACACACCGAGCTAG AGGAGGAACTGCACGAGAAGGCACACATCGACTACGACAGGGTCGCTATT ATCCCCAACCCGTCAGTTCCGGCACTGTATGAGGATGCATTGGTGTACGAGCCCGGCTCGGCCATATCATCAACGGGTGCTCTCACAGCGTACTCGGGTAACAAGACGGGTCGTTCTCCCTTGGACAAGCGAGTTGTCAAGGAGCCGACATCAGAAAACGACATCTG GTGGGGACCCGTTAACAAGCCCATGAGCCCTGAC GTCTGGAAGATCAACCGTGAGCGCGCCATCGACTACCTCAACACAAGGAGTCGTATCTACGTTGTCGACGGGTATGCTGGATGGGACGAGAAGTACCGGATCCGAGTGCGCGTGGTTTGCGCTCGTGCCTACCATGCCCTCTTCATGCGCAACATGCTCATTCGCCCGCCTCGTGAGGAGCTCGAGCACTTCCAGCCCGACTACACCATTTACAACGCCGGAACTTTCCCCGCCAATAGGTATACCGAGGGTATGACTTCAGGCACCTCAGTCGCCATCAACTTCGCTGAGAAGGAGATGGTCATCCTGGGTACCGAATATGCCGGTGAGATGAAGAAGGGTATCTTCACCGTCTTGTTCTACGAGATGCCCATCAAGCACAACGTGCTCACGTTGCATTCGTCTGCGAACGAGGGCAAGAACGGAGACGTCACACTCTTCTTCGGTCTGTCGGGTACTGGCAAGACCACGCTGTCAGCTGACCCCAACCGCATGCTGATCGGTGATGACGAGCACTGCTGGAGCGACAGCGGTGTCTTCAACATTGAGGGTGGT TGCTACGCAAAGTGCATCGGTCTCTCGGCCGAGAAGGAGCCCGATATCTTTGGTGCCATCCAGTTCGGCTCAGTCCTCGAGAACGTCGTATTTGACCCTAACACTAGGGTCGTCGACTACGATGACTGCACCCTGACCGAGAACACCCGATG TGCCTACCCCATCGAGTACATCTCCAACGCCAAGATCCCCTGCCTGTCCAACAACCACCCCAGCAACATCATCCTCCTGACCTGCGACGCCCGTGGTGTTCTCCCGCCGATCTCCAAGCTCAACAGCGCCCAGACCATGTTCCACTTCATCTCCGGTTACACCTCCAAGATGGCCGGTACCGAGGACGGTGTTACTGAGCCGCAAGCCACTTTCTCGTCATGCTTTGCCCAGCCCTTCCTGGCCCTGCACCCGATGCGCTACGCCAAGATGTTGGCTGACAAGATTGAGCACCACAACGCCAACGCCTGGTTGCTCAACACCGGTTGGgtcggtgccggtgccgctCAGGGTGGCAAGCGCTGCCCTCTCAAGTACACTCGTGCCATTCTCGACGCCATCCACTCGGGCGAGCTCGCCAAGCAGGAGTACGAGACGTATGAGGTCTTTAACCTCCAGGTGCCCAAGAGCTGCCCTGGCGTGCCCTCGGAGCTGCTCAACCCCAAGGCCGCCTGGACCGCTGGGAACGACAGCTTCGACACCGAGGTCAAGAAGCTTGGTGGCCTGTTCCTTGAGAACTTCAAGAAGTACGAGAGCGAGGCTACTGAGGATGTCATCAAGGCCGGTCCCGTTGTCTGA
- a CDS encoding eukaryotic peptide chain release factor GTP-binding subunit gives MSNLNSWEDDPAAQDENLARQAQQQMNLGRGGQPAQQGGFRAGASTFQPGANSFQPGAQSFQPGQPYGGGYAPQYQQQQQYYGGQGYGQYGQQYGGQQQSHGQYGQGYGSVYGQGGYGQQGYNNQYSNYQNQQAQQQQPQQQAKPTPTIAKRPDAASGSAAPAADLNKPIATKEGGTKVLSIGGDAPKPKAKVLSIGTPAAAKEPAKKEEDVKKEEAAKKEAQAKPQAGAKAAAAKAIEKTGGDASASGKTSPSPSSGRSSPTRGAKAAAARDASAVEKEQTADVDEETLKEVYGKEHMNIIFIGHVDAGKSTLGGSILYVTGMVDQRTMDKYKREAKELGRETWYLSWALDLTSEERSKGKTVEVGRGFFETEKRRYSILDAPGHKTYVPHMIGGASQADIGILVISSRKGEYETGFEKGGQTREHAMLAKTQGVNKLVVVINKMDDPTVNWSHERYKECTTKLATFLKGTGYNLKTDVFFMPIAAQQTMGIKDRVPKDVAPWYDGPSLLEYLDNMPTLDRKLNAPFMMAVAGKYRDMGTMIEGKIEAGVVKKGMSLIMMPNKQPIDVSAVYGETEDEIPIAQCGDQVRLRLRGIEEEEILPGFVICSPKRLVHTVKEFEAQIKILDLKSILTAGYNCVLHVHAAIEEVTFAALLHKLQKGTGRKSKLPPSHAKKGDSIIARMQVTGGAGAVCVERFEDYQQMGRFTLRDQGQTIAIGKITKLISEETSA, from the exons ATGTCGAACCTCAACTCGTGGGAGGATGACCCTGCGGCCCAGGATGAGAACCTGGCCAGGCAGGCGCAACAGCAGATGAACCTTGGTCGCGGAGGCCAGCCAGCTCAACAGGGCGGCTTCAGGGCCGGCGCATCTACTTTCCAACCAGGTGCCAATTCTTTCCAGCCCGGCGCTCAGTCATTCCAGCCAGGGCAGCCCTACGGCGGAGGTTACGCGCCCCagtaccagcagcagcaacaatacTACGGTGGCCAGGGCTATGGCCAATACGGCCAGCAGTATGGAGGACAGCAACAGTCACACGGTCAATATGGCCAGGGTTACGGCTCTGTGTACGGCCAAGGCGGATATGGCCAGCAGGGATACAACA ACCAGTACTCAAACTACCAGAACCAGCAAgcccaacagcagcaaccacAGCAACAAGCGAAGCCAACGCCGACGATTGCCAAGCGGCCGGATGCCGCGTCGGGTTCTGCGGCCCCGGCGGCGGATCTGAACAAGCCCATTGCCACCAAGGAGGGTGGAACAAAGGTTCTCAGCATTGGGGGCGATGCACCCAAGCCCAAGGCCAAGGTCCTCTCTATTGGGACTCCCGCCGCTGCCAAAGAACCCGCAAAGAAGGAAGAGGATgtcaagaaggaggaggccgcAAAGAAGGAGGCCCAAGCCAAGCCTCAGGCTGGTGCAAAGGCTGCAGCCGCCAAGGCCATCGAGAAAACCGGAGGCGACGCCAGCGCAAGCGGCAAAACTTCCCCATCGCCATCATCAGGCCGCTCTAGTCCCACACGTGGAGCCAAGGCCGCGGCCGCCCGCGATGCTAGCGCCGTCGAGAAGGAGCAGACTGCCGACGTCGATGAAGAGACGCTCAAGGAGGTTTACGGCAAGGAGCACATGAACATCATCTTCATCGGTCACGTCGACGCCGGAAAGTCCACGCTGGGTGGTTCCATTCTGTACGTTACTGGCATGGTCGACCAGAGGACGATGGACAAGTACAAGCGCGAAGCCAAGGAACTCGGTCGAGAGACCTGGTATCTGTCCTGGGCATTGGATCTCACAAGCGAGGAGCGCTCCAAGGGCAAGACTGTCGAGGTTGGACGTGGATTCTTCGAGACGGAGAAGAGGCGATACAGTATTCTTGACGCCCCGGGACACAAGACTTATGTACCGCACATGATTGGCGGTGCTTCTCAGGCCGACATTGGTATTCTCGTAATCAGTTCACGCAAGGGCGAATACGAGACAGGTTTCGAGAAGGGTGGTCAGACCAGGGAGCACGCAATGTTGGCAAAGACACAGGGTGTCAACAAACTGGTGGTAGTTATCAACAAGATGGACGACCCTACCGTCAACTGGTCACACGAACGTTACAAGGAGTGCACCACCAAGCTGGCAACATTCTTGAAGGGCACGGGCTATAACTTGAAGACCGACGTCTTCTTTATGCCCATCgctgctcagcaaaccaTGGGGATCAAGGACAGGGTTCCCAAGGATGTTGCTCCTTGGTACGATGGCCCGTCGCTGCTCGAGTACCTGGACAATATGCCGACGCTGGACCGCAAACTCAACGCGCCGTTCATGATGGCTGTTGCCGGCAAGTACCGAGACATGGGAACCATGATCGAGGGTAAGATTGAGGCGGGAGTGGTCAAGAAGGGAATGAGCTTGATCATGATGCCCAACAAGCAGCCCATCGATGTTTCTGCCGTCTATGGCGAGACTGAGGACGAGATCCCCATCGCGCAGTGCGGTGACCAAGTCCGTTTGAGGCTGCGCGGCATCGAAGAAGAGGAGATCTTGCCAGGCTTTGTTATTTGCTCTCCCAAGAGGCTGGTGCATACGGTCAAGGAGTTCGAGGCCCAGATCAAGATCTTGGATCTGAAGAGCATCCTTACTGCTGGATACAACTGTGTGCTACACGTGCACGCCGCCATTGAGGAGGTGACATTTGCCGCACTCCTCCACAAACTCCAGAAGGGCACTGGTCGCAAGAGCAAGTTGCCACCTTCGCATGCCAAGAAGGGAGACAGCATTATCGCACGGATGCAAGTAACGGGAGGTGCAGGCGCGGTGTGCGTGGAGCGGTTTGAGGACTACCAGCAGATGGGTCGTTTTACGCTAAGAGATCAG GGTCAAACTATTGCCATTGGAAAGATCACCAAGCTCATTTCCGAAGAGACCTCCGCTTAA